A portion of the Halalkalicoccus subterraneus genome contains these proteins:
- a CDS encoding poly-gamma-glutamate hydrolase family protein: MREEKNEGEQLVRSNDAGRARLDIANTSWVQTGDRRLFCPRPQQDAPINDEDETAIEVDPMVVHPELDESEAREQNEYIEFGDQAGSNAIILAPHGGDVQPETDRQAEHVSSLLGEGVSLWGTKGYRKGGGAFIRWYVPSYNMSYTSYPFLAEMAETEYEYAVAFHGTCTQNVQIGGQAPESFRVEIRDAINSVLEEKDAQQRAVLGTGEHRVDGDNTLANRLATRCGVWIGQDETTRAEHGEEVATAVADVLDSRV; the protein is encoded by the coding sequence GTGCGTGAAGAGAAAAACGAAGGCGAGCAACTTGTTCGATCGAACGATGCCGGACGTGCCCGGCTCGACATCGCAAATACCTCGTGGGTCCAGACGGGTGATCGTCGGTTGTTCTGCCCGCGTCCACAGCAAGATGCACCGATCAACGACGAGGACGAGACGGCCATCGAAGTCGATCCGATGGTCGTCCATCCTGAGCTCGACGAGAGTGAGGCACGCGAGCAAAACGAATATATCGAATTCGGTGATCAAGCCGGTTCGAATGCGATCATCCTTGCACCACACGGTGGAGACGTTCAACCTGAGACGGATCGTCAGGCCGAACACGTCTCGAGTCTCCTTGGTGAGGGCGTCTCCCTATGGGGGACCAAGGGCTATCGAAAGGGTGGCGGTGCATTCATCCGCTGGTACGTGCCGTCCTACAACATGTCGTATACCTCGTACCCGTTCCTTGCCGAGATGGCAGAGACGGAGTACGAATACGCTGTCGCGTTCCATGGAACCTGTACCCAGAACGTCCAAATCGGTGGACAGGCACCGGAAAGCTTCCGGGTAGAAATCCGCGACGCAATAAACAGCGTTCTCGAAGAAAAGGATGCACAGCAGCGTGCAGTCCTTGGAACCGGAGAGCATCGTGTTGATGGCGATAATACGCTCGCCAACCGTCTTGCAACTCGGTGTGGCGTCTGGATTGGCCAGGACGAAACAACGCGTGCGGAACACGGTGAGGAAGTTGCTACGGCAGTTGCGGATGTCCTTGACTCGCGTGTCTGA
- a CDS encoding CapA family protein, translating to MGSGFNRRAVLGGLGTGLFASTAGCVSDLGLTDRGADSEESLPDSNPVSGTVITQGGDPITDATITAIREGDTTIADTTTDQDGSFSIDLRRPVWLRIEHEEYLTEMQAVGPGETVTQTVTEREGAVSLQFAGDVMFGRRFYEPNHDSLSPRYQINPETRLEDHREILQGIQPFLAAGDITSINLETPLTTTDLRHPEKTFSYVSHPVAAQVLAEAGVEYTALGNNHVFDALDIGLEDTIDSLDEHDIAYSGAGFSSDEAWEPAYIEENGLTVAYISCTTIVGESVDIDWSADQSEKSRHRFEHNGEQRTIPASVGVAEPTTDRLQTAVQQATENADAVVVQIHGGDEYVRDPDERIRTLSEEAIEAGADLVVNHHPHVTGGIEPYEDGTIAWSVGNFVFDQELWETLDSYVFTAHVTADGVVETSIEPLLLEGYLPKGIIGRPRDHVLQTTAGHSPDTVGLSEHQLWTTGPAHVSDETPSTNQEQRSFEGTEAIYTQEQGWIEEMSISSGDAQLGRDRLLTGDFEDTTIDGQRFEGPLWRYGRESDPTITPNTGHNGHAGARLTRHEGNEDRALLSPRYRLPVLENEQGYTLNLLYQYSENANFEILVSWYGESRGNSFTTESLEPDSSTGEWHRLVWHLDPPTNAEFIDMFFFLEPPEEGGVREVLLDDIRLIEWADPSISGGHQYDHLYLDGEITADLKANQPSVESNQEISWSPLAEETSNPDSSSE from the coding sequence ATGGGTAGTGGGTTTAATCGGAGGGCTGTTTTGGGGGGACTAGGGACTGGTCTTTTCGCTAGCACAGCAGGCTGCGTATCAGATCTTGGATTAACCGATAGAGGTGCTGACTCCGAGGAGTCACTCCCGGATTCAAATCCGGTAAGTGGTACCGTTATCACACAAGGCGGCGATCCGATTACCGACGCAACCATTACAGCAATTCGGGAGGGGGATACCACTATTGCAGACACGACGACCGATCAAGATGGATCTTTCTCGATTGACCTTCGGCGACCAGTGTGGCTCCGAATTGAGCACGAGGAGTATCTAACTGAAATGCAGGCTGTCGGTCCTGGAGAGACAGTTACCCAGACAGTGACTGAACGAGAAGGAGCAGTCTCGCTCCAATTCGCCGGCGATGTGATGTTTGGGCGGCGATTCTACGAGCCAAACCACGATTCACTCTCCCCTCGCTATCAGATTAACCCTGAAACACGGCTTGAAGACCACCGTGAAATACTGCAGGGGATCCAACCCTTTTTGGCAGCAGGCGATATTACCTCGATCAATCTCGAGACACCGCTCACGACTACTGACCTTCGTCATCCTGAGAAGACATTCTCGTACGTCAGTCATCCCGTTGCAGCCCAAGTACTTGCTGAAGCGGGTGTCGAATACACTGCACTCGGCAATAACCACGTTTTTGACGCCCTTGATATCGGATTAGAAGATACAATCGATTCGCTTGATGAGCACGACATTGCCTATTCCGGTGCGGGATTCTCTAGTGACGAGGCATGGGAGCCGGCCTACATCGAAGAGAATGGACTAACAGTCGCCTATATTTCTTGCACAACGATCGTTGGTGAGAGCGTTGACATCGATTGGTCGGCTGACCAGAGTGAGAAGAGTCGACACCGTTTCGAACACAACGGTGAACAACGGACAATTCCTGCTTCGGTTGGTGTTGCAGAGCCAACGACCGATCGTCTTCAAACAGCCGTTCAACAAGCAACGGAGAACGCTGATGCCGTCGTTGTCCAGATCCACGGTGGCGATGAGTATGTACGCGATCCCGATGAGCGAATCCGAACACTAAGCGAAGAAGCAATTGAGGCTGGCGCTGATTTAGTCGTTAATCACCATCCTCACGTAACCGGTGGAATCGAACCATATGAGGATGGGACAATCGCATGGAGCGTAGGTAACTTCGTCTTTGATCAAGAACTCTGGGAAACGCTTGACTCCTATGTCTTTACTGCTCACGTGACTGCAGATGGTGTCGTCGAGACATCGATCGAACCCCTCCTTCTGGAGGGCTATCTCCCGAAAGGTATTATCGGACGTCCGCGAGATCACGTTCTCCAAACTACCGCCGGTCATTCTCCAGACACTGTAGGTCTATCCGAGCATCAACTATGGACGACAGGTCCAGCCCACGTCTCTGACGAGACTCCCAGTACTAACCAGGAACAGCGGTCGTTCGAGGGGACCGAAGCAATCTATACTCAGGAGCAGGGTTGGATCGAAGAAATGTCAATATCGAGTGGAGACGCTCAACTCGGTCGTGATCGCCTTCTTACGGGTGATTTTGAGGACACAACTATCGACGGACAACGTTTTGAAGGTCCCCTGTGGCGTTATGGGCGGGAATCAGACCCCACAATAACGCCAAATACCGGTCACAACGGCCATGCTGGTGCCCGGTTAACTCGTCATGAGGGTAATGAGGATCGAGCACTCTTGTCTCCCCGATACCGCCTCCCGGTTCTGGAGAATGAACAGGGGTATACACTCAATCTACTCTATCAGTATTCCGAGAACGCGAACTTCGAAATTCTCGTTTCCTGGTATGGTGAGAGCCGGGGTAATTCCTTTACAACTGAATCACTCGAACCGGATTCGAGCACTGGAGAGTGGCACCGACTCGTCTGGCATCTCGATCCGCCAACAAACGCCGAATTCATTGATATGTTCTTCTTCTTGGAGCCACCGGAAGAAGGCGGCGTTCGTGAAGTCCTCCTCGACGATATTCGACTGATTGAGTGGGCTGACCCTTCTATTTCCGGTGGCCATCAGTACGATCACCTCTATCTGGACGGAGAAATAACAGCTGACCTCAAGGCCAATCAGCCCTCGGTCGAATCTAATCAGGAAATCAGTTGGTCGCCACTTGCCGAAGAAACGAGCAATCCGGATTCAAGCAGCGAATAA